The following are encoded in a window of Pseudomonas sp. St316 genomic DNA:
- the pheA gene encoding prephenate dehydratase encodes MSEQELKALRLRIDALDEKVLELISERARCAQEVARVKMASLAEGEVPVFYRPEREAQVLKRVMERNKGPLGNEEMARLFREIMSSCLALEQPLKVAYLGPEGTFTQAAAMKHFGHAVISKPMAAIDEVFREVAAGAVNFGVVPVENSTEGAVNHTLDSFLEHDMVICGEVELRIHHHLLVGENTKTDSISRIYSHAQSLAQCRKWLDAHYPNVERVAVSSNAEAAKRVKGEWNSAAIAGDMAAGLYGLTRLAEKIEDRPDNSTRFLMIGSQEVPPTGDDKTSIIVSMSNKPGALHELLVPFHDNGIDLTRIETRPSRSGKWTYVFFIDFVGHHRDPLVKGVLEKISQEAVALKVLGSYPKAVL; translated from the coding sequence ATGTCTGAGCAAGAACTCAAGGCGCTGCGCCTGCGCATCGATGCCCTGGACGAAAAGGTCCTGGAGCTGATCAGTGAGCGTGCGCGCTGCGCCCAGGAAGTCGCCCGGGTGAAGATGGCCTCCCTGGCCGAAGGCGAAGTGCCGGTGTTCTATCGTCCTGAGCGTGAAGCCCAGGTGCTCAAGCGCGTCATGGAACGCAACAAGGGGCCGCTGGGCAACGAAGAGATGGCGCGGTTGTTTCGCGAAATCATGTCGTCGTGCCTGGCGCTCGAACAGCCGCTGAAAGTCGCCTATCTGGGCCCGGAAGGCACCTTCACCCAGGCTGCCGCCATGAAGCACTTCGGTCACGCCGTGATCAGCAAACCGATGGCGGCCATCGACGAAGTCTTCCGTGAAGTAGCGGCCGGCGCGGTGAATTTCGGCGTGGTACCGGTGGAGAACTCCACCGAGGGTGCGGTCAACCACACGCTGGACAGCTTCCTCGAGCATGACATGGTGATCTGTGGCGAAGTCGAGCTGCGCATCCACCACCACCTGCTGGTCGGCGAGAACACCAAGACCGACAGCATCAGCCGAATCTATTCCCACGCCCAGTCGTTGGCCCAGTGCCGCAAGTGGCTGGATGCGCATTACCCGAATGTCGAGCGCGTCGCGGTATCGAGCAACGCCGAAGCGGCCAAGCGGGTCAAGGGTGAGTGGAACTCGGCGGCGATTGCTGGCGACATGGCGGCCGGCCTCTACGGGCTGACGCGCCTGGCCGAGAAAATCGAGGATCGCCCGGACAACTCCACGCGGTTTTTGATGATCGGCAGCCAGGAAGTACCGCCGACCGGCGACGACAAGACGTCGATCATCGTCTCCATGAGCAACAAGCCCGGTGCGCTCCATGAACTGCTGGTGCCGTTCCACGACAACGGTATCGACCTGACGCGGATCGAGACCCGTCCGTCGCGCAGCGGTAAATGGACCTACGTGTTCTTCATCGATTTCGTCGGCCACCACCGCGATCCGCTGGTAAAAGGTGTGCTGGAGAAAATCAGTCAGGAAGCAGTGGCACTCAAGGTGCTGGGTTCCTACCCCAAGGCAGTTCTTTAA
- the serC gene encoding 3-phosphoserine/phosphohydroxythreonine transaminase — MSKRAYNFCAGPAALPEAVLKRAQGELLDWHGKGLSVMEMSHRSDEFVSIATKAEQDLRDLLNIPSNYKVLFLQGGASQQFAQIPLNLLPESGKADYIDTGIWSQKAIEEASRYGHVNVAATAKPYDYFAIPGQNEWNLSKDAAYVHYAPNETIGGLEFNWIPETGDVPLVADMSSDILSRPVDISRFGMVYAGAQKNIGPSGILVNIIREDLLGRARSLCPTMLNYKVAADNGSMYNTPPTLAWYLSGLVFEWLKEQGGVEAIGKLNEVKQRTLYDFIDASGLYSNPINKTDRSWMNVPFRLADDRLDKPFLAGADERGLLNLKGHRSVGGMRASIYNAVDINAVNALIAYMAEFEKEHG; from the coding sequence GTGAGCAAGAGAGCCTATAACTTCTGTGCCGGCCCGGCGGCGCTTCCTGAGGCGGTCCTGAAGCGTGCCCAGGGTGAACTTCTCGACTGGCACGGCAAGGGCCTGTCGGTCATGGAAATGAGTCATCGCAGCGATGAGTTCGTATCCATTGCCACCAAGGCCGAGCAGGACCTGCGTGATCTGCTGAACATCCCGTCCAACTACAAGGTGCTGTTCCTGCAGGGCGGCGCCAGCCAGCAGTTCGCCCAGATTCCGCTGAACCTGCTGCCCGAAAGCGGCAAGGCCGACTACATCGACACCGGTATCTGGTCGCAGAAAGCCATTGAAGAAGCTTCGCGCTACGGTCACGTCAACGTGGCTGCCACCGCCAAGCCCTACGACTATTTCGCGATTCCCGGCCAGAACGAATGGAACCTGTCCAAGGACGCGGCCTACGTTCACTACGCGCCGAACGAAACCATCGGCGGCCTGGAATTCAACTGGATCCCGGAAACCGGCGACGTGCCATTGGTGGCCGACATGTCCTCGGACATTCTCTCGCGCCCTGTGGATATCTCCCGTTTCGGCATGGTCTACGCCGGCGCCCAGAAAAACATCGGCCCTAGCGGCATCCTGGTCAACATCATCCGTGAAGACCTGCTGGGTCGCGCCCGTTCGCTGTGCCCGACGATGCTCAACTACAAGGTCGCGGCCGACAACGGCTCGATGTACAACACCCCGCCGACCTTGGCCTGGTACCTCTCCGGCCTGGTGTTCGAATGGCTGAAGGAGCAGGGCGGTGTCGAAGCCATCGGCAAGCTCAACGAGGTAAAGCAGCGCACGCTGTATGACTTCATCGACGCCAGCGGTCTCTACAGCAACCCGATCAACAAGACCGATCGTTCGTGGATGAACGTGCCGTTCCGCCTGGCCGACGACCGTCTGGACAAGCCGTTCCTGGCCGGTGCCGACGAGCGTGGGCTGCTGAACCTCAAGGGCCACCGTTCGGTCGGTGGCATGCGTGCCTCCATCTACAACGCCGTCGACATCAACGCCGTCAATGCGCTGATCGCCTACATGGCAGAGTTCGAGAAGGAACATGGCTGA
- the gyrA gene encoding DNA gyrase subunit A: MGELAKEILPVNIEDELKQSYLDYAMSVIVGRALPDARDGLKPVHRRVLFAMSELGNDFNKPYKKSARVVGDVIGKYHPHGDTAVYDTIVRMAQPFSLRYLLVDGQGNFGSVDGDNAAAMRYTEVRMTKLAHELLADLHKETVDWVPNYDGTEMIPAVMPTRIPNLLVNGSSGIAVGMATNIPPHNLGEVIDGCLALIDNPELTVDELMQYIPGPDFPTAAIINGRAGIIEAYRTGRGRIYMRARSTIEDIDKVGGRQQIVITELPYQLNKARLIEKIAELVKEKKLEGITELRDESDKDGMRVVIELRRGEVPEVILNNLYAQTQLQAVFGINIVALIDGRPRILNLKDLLEAFVRHRREVVTRRTVFELRKARERGHILEGQAVALSNIDPVIALIKASPTPSEAKEALISTPWESTAVVAMVERAGADSCRPENLDPQYGLREGKYFLSPEQAQAILELRLHRLTGLEHEKLLAEYQEILNQIGELIRILNSATRLMEVIREELEVIRAEYGDVRRTEILDARLDLTLGDMIPEEERVVTISHGGYAKTQPLAAYQAQRRGGKGKSATGVKDEDYIAHLLVANSHTTLLLFSSKGKVYWLKTYEIPEASRAARGRPLVNLLPLDDGEYITTMLPVEEYTEGHYIFMATANGTVKKTPLESFSRQRSVGLIALELDEGDVLISAAITDGEREVMLFSDGGKVTRFKESDVRAMGRTARGVRGMRLPEGQKLISMLIPEEGSQILTASARGYGKRTAISEFPEYKRGGQGVIAMVSNDRNGRLVGAVQVLDGEEIMLISDQGTLVRTRVAEVSSLGRNTQGVTLIKLASDETLVGLERVQEPSEVEGEELEGEEGVAFDGTLGADADDLAGDEPSLDAAADEEEPQD, translated from the coding sequence AAATCTGCCCGTGTCGTCGGCGACGTGATCGGTAAGTATCACCCCCACGGCGACACTGCCGTGTACGACACCATCGTTCGTATGGCGCAGCCATTCTCCTTGCGCTACCTGCTGGTAGACGGCCAGGGCAACTTCGGTTCCGTGGACGGCGACAACGCCGCGGCCATGCGATACACCGAAGTGCGCATGACCAAGCTGGCCCACGAACTACTGGCCGACTTGCACAAGGAAACCGTGGACTGGGTGCCGAACTACGACGGCACCGAAATGATCCCCGCGGTCATGCCGACCCGTATCCCGAACCTGCTGGTCAACGGTTCCAGCGGTATCGCCGTGGGCATGGCGACCAACATCCCGCCGCACAACCTCGGTGAAGTCATCGACGGTTGCCTGGCCCTCATCGACAATCCCGAACTGACGGTCGATGAGCTGATGCAATACATCCCTGGTCCGGACTTCCCGACGGCCGCGATCATCAACGGTCGCGCCGGTATCATCGAAGCCTACCGCACCGGCCGTGGTCGCATTTACATGCGCGCCCGCTCGACCATCGAAGACATCGACAAGGTCGGTGGTCGCCAGCAGATCGTCATCACCGAACTGCCTTACCAGCTGAACAAGGCCCGTTTGATCGAGAAGATCGCCGAGCTGGTGAAAGAGAAGAAGCTCGAAGGCATCACCGAGCTGCGCGACGAGTCCGACAAGGACGGCATGCGCGTCGTGATCGAGTTGCGTCGTGGCGAAGTGCCTGAGGTGATCCTCAACAACCTCTACGCCCAGACCCAGTTGCAAGCTGTATTCGGCATCAACATCGTCGCGCTGATCGATGGCCGTCCGCGGATCCTGAACCTCAAGGACCTGCTGGAAGCCTTCGTACGTCACCGTCGCGAAGTGGTCACCCGCCGTACCGTGTTCGAGCTGCGCAAGGCTCGCGAGCGTGGTCACATTCTCGAAGGCCAGGCCGTTGCCCTGTCGAACATCGACCCGGTGATCGCCTTGATCAAGGCTTCGCCAACGCCATCGGAAGCCAAGGAAGCGCTGATCAGCACCCCTTGGGAGTCCACCGCGGTGGTGGCAATGGTCGAGCGCGCTGGCGCCGACTCGTGCCGCCCGGAGAACCTCGACCCGCAGTATGGCCTGCGCGAAGGCAAGTACTTCCTGTCCCCGGAACAGGCGCAAGCCATCCTGGAGCTGCGCCTGCACCGCCTGACCGGCCTGGAGCACGAGAAGCTGCTGGCCGAGTATCAGGAAATCCTCAACCAGATCGGCGAGCTGATCCGCATCCTCAACAGCGCCACGCGCCTGATGGAAGTGATCCGCGAAGAGCTGGAAGTGATCCGCGCCGAGTACGGCGACGTGCGCCGCACCGAGATCCTCGATGCGCGCCTGGACCTGACCCTGGGTGACATGATCCCGGAAGAAGAGCGCGTGGTGACCATTTCCCACGGCGGCTACGCCAAGACCCAGCCGCTGGCCGCCTACCAGGCCCAGCGTCGCGGTGGCAAAGGCAAGTCGGCGACTGGCGTCAAGGACGAGGACTACATCGCTCACCTGCTGGTCGCCAACAGCCATACCACGCTGCTGCTGTTCTCCAGCAAAGGCAAGGTGTACTGGCTCAAGACCTACGAAATCCCGGAAGCGTCCCGTGCTGCACGTGGTCGTCCGCTAGTCAACCTGTTGCCGCTGGACGATGGTGAATACATCACCACCATGCTGCCGGTGGAGGAATACACCGAAGGTCACTACATCTTCATGGCGACCGCCAACGGCACCGTGAAGAAGACCCCGCTGGAATCCTTCAGTCGCCAGCGCAGCGTCGGCCTGATCGCCCTGGAACTGGACGAAGGCGACGTGCTGATTTCCGCCGCCATCACCGACGGCGAGCGTGAAGTCATGCTGTTCTCCGACGGTGGCAAGGTCACTCGCTTCAAGGAGTCCGACGTGCGCGCCATGGGCCGTACCGCCCGCGGTGTGCGCGGCATGCGCCTGCCGGAAGGCCAGAAGCTGATTTCCATGCTGATCCCCGAAGAAGGCAGCCAGATCCTCACCGCTTCGGCGCGTGGTTATGGCAAGCGCACCGCCATCAGCGAGTTCCCTGAGTACAAGCGTGGCGGCCAGGGTGTGATCGCCATGGTCAGCAACGACCGTAACGGTCGTCTGGTTGGCGCGGTCCAGGTGCTCGACGGCGAGGAGATCATGTTGATCTCCGACCAGGGCACCCTGGTACGTACGCGAGTCGCCGAAGTCTCCAGCCTGGGCCGTAATACCCAGGGTGTGACGCTGATCAAGCTGGCCAGCGACGAAACGCTGGTAGGGCTTGAGCGGGTGCAGGAGCCATCGGAAGTCGAAGGCGAGGAGCTGGAAGGCGAGGAAGGCGTTGCGTTCGACGGGACCCTGGGTGCCGATGCGGACGACCTCGCGGGTGACGAACCCTCGCTCGACGCTGCTGCAGACGAAGAAGAACCGCAGGACTAA